Below is a window of Hydrogenimonas sp. DNA.
CGAAGATTCCCGACTTCAATCCCAGAGGGTGCAACAAGGGTGTTCAACATTCACAGATAATGTATGAAAAAGATAGAATCCTCTACCCTATGAAAAGGGTTGGAGAGCGCGGAGAGGGCAAGTGGAAGCGAATCAGCTGGGATGAAGCCGCTACGGAGGTGGCGGAAAGGATTTTCGATGTCATGACCGATCCCGAGAGGGGGCCGGACAAACTTATGGTGCACGCCGGTACCGGTCTTCTTACGGAAGGCCGCCGCGGAGCTCCTCTTCGATTCTCGACTCAGCTCGGGGCGGTAAGGATCTACCCGGCTTCCTATCTGGGTGATATGTTCTCCGGGGCCGCCATAGCTTACGGAGAGGGGAATGTCGGGGGAACCTACGACTTCATGTACAGTGTCGACACTTCGATATTCTGGGGAGGAAACCCTTCCGTCTCCAGAATACCCGATGCCCACTTCGTATGGGAAGGCAAATACAACGGTGCGAAGGTCATCATCATCACACCGGAGTTCAACGCTTCGGCGAAGTCTGCGGACCTATGGATTCCCGTAAAGCCGGGCAGTGACAATATTCTGGCGATGAGTGTCATCAATGTAATTCTGAACGAAAAGCTCTACAAGCCGGGGTTCATGAAGATATTTACAGATCTGCCGTTCCTGGTGCGTCTGGACAATCAGAAACTGCTTCGACGGTCCGATATGGAGCATGCCAGGAATGAAGAGGAGGAGGAGAAGTTCCACGAGGAGTTCTACTCTATGAACGCCAAAACAGGCAAGCCGGCCCTCATGCCCGGAACGGAAGGAA
It encodes the following:
- a CDS encoding respiratory nitrate reductase alpha chain encodes the protein MTKNMKRRDFLKFSGVTAALVASQGSLFAKTGVIKVENGKENYPNTTYTEEMYRNEFDFTRGKKEETGFAYHCVNCQGNCAWEVWSHNGVVTRENQSARYPSINAKIPDFNPRGCNKGVQHSQIMYEKDRILYPMKRVGERGEGKWKRISWDEAATEVAERIFDVMTDPERGPDKLMVHAGTGLLTEGRRGAPLRFSTQLGAVRIYPASYLGDMFSGAAIAYGEGNVGGTYDFMYSVDTSIFWGGNPSVSRIPDAHFVWEGKYNGAKVIIITPEFNASAKSADLWIPVKPGSDNILAMSVINVILNEKLYKPGFMKIFTDLPFLVRLDNQKLLRRSDMEHARNEEEEEKFHEEFYSMNAKTGKPALMPGTEGNEHHTLRLEEFGIDPELEGEWTVKTLDGDVKVTTVFELLKKSAARFSPEKTKDITGVHPDVVRELAHDIAKPKVVTITTGFSLNKYFNGVMTTLEHRIYLRPDRAYGTVRRPEYRKRVQSQRPGCAQRLQRQICAPLRLRLRRRVCLR